The proteins below come from a single Ruegeria sp. SCSIO 43209 genomic window:
- the tpiA gene encoding triose-phosphate isomerase, protein MRRKLAAGNWKMNGTGVALSELEALKASHPSSAVEILICPPATLLHRAANTVEGSGITVGGQDCHAALSGAHTGDLSAEMLLDAGSSAVILGHSERREDHAEQNEDIRAKARTAMDAGLKTIICVGESLEQREAANTLDIIGGQMSGSIPDQATGENLIVAYEPIWAIGTGKVPTLEEIGEVHDFIRARLERRFGEGVGRSVRLLYGGSVKPGNAAEIFGVSNVDGALVGGASLKANDFSGIIQALESA, encoded by the coding sequence ATGCGGCGTAAGTTGGCGGCAGGCAACTGGAAAATGAACGGAACTGGCGTTGCGCTGAGCGAGTTGGAAGCGTTGAAAGCCTCGCACCCATCTTCTGCGGTAGAAATCCTGATATGCCCACCAGCCACTTTGCTTCATCGCGCGGCAAATACGGTTGAAGGTTCGGGCATTACCGTTGGTGGCCAAGACTGCCACGCGGCGCTCTCGGGTGCGCATACCGGGGATCTGAGTGCCGAGATGCTGTTGGATGCAGGGTCGAGCGCAGTGATCCTTGGCCATTCCGAGCGCCGTGAAGATCATGCTGAGCAGAACGAAGACATCCGTGCCAAAGCCCGCACCGCCATGGATGCAGGCCTGAAGACGATCATCTGCGTCGGTGAAAGCCTTGAGCAGCGCGAAGCAGCAAATACTCTGGATATCATCGGTGGACAGATGTCGGGTTCGATCCCGGATCAAGCGACAGGCGAGAACCTGATTGTCGCATATGAGCCGATCTGGGCCATCGGCACCGGCAAGGTTCCAACTTTGGAAGAGATCGGAGAAGTGCACGATTTCATACGCGCACGTCTGGAACGCCGATTTGGCGAAGGTGTCGGCCGGTCAGTCCGCCTGCTGTATGGCGGATCGGTCAAACCCGGTAATGCTGCCGAGATTTTTGGCGTTTCAAATGTTGACGGAGCGTTGGTGGGTGGTGCCAGTCTGAAAGCAAATGATTTCTCGGGCATCATTCAGGCGCTTGAAAGCGCCTGA
- a CDS encoding nucleoside deaminase: MLTDTDARLLRVAYDEAKAGFDEGGCPIGSVLARVGEVVAQGRNQRVQLGDPIAHGEMDALRKAGRQKTYRDTVLYTSLSPCMMCSGTIVQFGIPRVVIGDTVNFGGNEDFLRDRGVEVIIADDPDCITLMRRFIEEKPALWAEDIAE; encoded by the coding sequence ATGCTGACCGACACCGATGCACGCTTGCTGCGCGTTGCCTATGATGAGGCGAAAGCTGGATTTGACGAAGGAGGCTGCCCAATCGGTTCAGTGCTTGCGCGGGTTGGTGAGGTCGTCGCACAAGGGCGTAATCAGCGTGTCCAACTGGGCGACCCGATTGCCCATGGGGAAATGGATGCGCTGCGCAAGGCAGGGCGGCAGAAGACCTATCGCGATACTGTGCTCTATACCTCGCTGTCGCCTTGCATGATGTGTTCTGGCACGATCGTACAGTTCGGTATCCCGCGTGTTGTGATCGGAGACACCGTGAATTTTGGCGGCAATGAGGACTTCCTGCGCGATCGCGGTGTAGAGGTCATCATCGCAGATGACCCGGACTGCATTACATTGATGAGGCGTTTTATCGAAGAGAAGCCCGCGCTTTGGGCCGAAGATATTGCCGAATGA
- a CDS encoding multidrug efflux SMR transporter has protein sequence MPWILLLFAGLLEIVWAVAMKQTAGFTRLWPTAIMGVAMIGSFGLLAMAMRDLPLGTAYTIWTGIGAVGAFTIGILFLGEALTPMRIGAAVLIVTGLVIMKLA, from the coding sequence ATGCCCTGGATATTACTGTTGTTTGCTGGCCTGCTCGAAATCGTCTGGGCCGTCGCGATGAAGCAGACCGCTGGTTTCACGCGGCTGTGGCCGACGGCGATCATGGGTGTTGCGATGATCGGGTCATTTGGCCTGCTTGCAATGGCCATGCGGGATCTGCCGCTTGGTACCGCCTATACGATCTGGACCGGGATCGGCGCAGTAGGGGCGTTCACTATTGGCATCCTGTTCCTGGGTGAAGCGCTGACGCCCATGCGGATCGGCGCTGCGGTTCTAATCGTGACGGGTTTGGTCATCATGAAACTGGCCTAA
- a CDS encoding TRAP transporter large permease: MDVVLLFSMVIGLLLIGVPIAVALGLSSTLFLLIYSDSSLASVAGTLFEAFEGHFTLLAIPFFILASSFMTTGGVARRIIRFSIACVGHLPGGLAIAGVFACMLFAALSGSSPATVVAIGSIVIAGMRQVGYSKEFAAGVICNAGTLGILIPPSIVMVVYAAAVEVSVGRMFLAGVIPGLMAGLMLMITIYVMAKVKNLPKGDWKGWGEVFTSAREAGWGLFLIVIILGGIYGGIFTPTEAAAVAAVYAFLIASFVYKDMGPLSTEGNAQNISLLKKPYALITAFVHPDTKHTLFEAGKLTVTLLFVIANALILKHVLTDEQVPQHIASAMLSAGLGPVTFLIVVNVILLIGGQFMEPSGLLVIVAPLVFPIAIELGIDPIHLGIIMVVNMEIGMITPPVGLNLFVTSGVAGMPMMSVVKAALPFLAVLFVFLIMVTYIPWISTFLPNTFMGPEIITN; encoded by the coding sequence ATGGACGTCGTACTACTTTTCTCGATGGTCATTGGCCTATTGTTGATCGGAGTTCCGATCGCGGTGGCACTTGGTCTCAGCTCGACCCTCTTCCTGCTGATCTATTCCGACAGCTCATTGGCTTCGGTCGCTGGCACGCTGTTCGAGGCATTTGAGGGGCATTTCACCCTCTTGGCTATCCCGTTTTTCATTCTCGCGTCATCTTTCATGACCACAGGTGGAGTGGCGCGGCGGATCATCCGGTTCTCGATCGCTTGTGTAGGGCACTTGCCCGGAGGTCTGGCAATTGCTGGCGTCTTCGCGTGTATGCTGTTTGCGGCCTTGTCGGGTTCGTCTCCGGCGACAGTTGTCGCAATCGGGTCGATCGTCATCGCTGGCATGCGTCAGGTGGGCTATTCCAAGGAATTCGCCGCCGGTGTGATCTGTAACGCAGGGACACTGGGCATTCTGATTCCGCCATCAATCGTGATGGTGGTCTATGCGGCAGCCGTGGAGGTTTCGGTCGGGCGGATGTTCCTTGCGGGCGTTATTCCGGGTTTGATGGCTGGTCTGATGCTGATGATCACCATTTACGTCATGGCCAAGGTCAAGAACCTTCCCAAAGGCGATTGGAAAGGTTGGGGCGAAGTCTTCACCTCGGCGCGCGAGGCCGGTTGGGGTCTGTTCCTGATCGTCATCATCCTCGGCGGTATCTACGGAGGTATCTTTACCCCGACCGAGGCCGCGGCTGTTGCTGCCGTCTATGCGTTCCTGATCGCAAGTTTTGTCTACAAGGATATGGGTCCGCTCAGCACCGAAGGGAATGCGCAGAACATCTCGCTGCTCAAGAAACCCTATGCGTTGATCACGGCCTTTGTGCACCCCGACACCAAGCATACACTTTTCGAGGCGGGCAAGCTGACCGTCACGCTGCTGTTCGTGATCGCCAACGCGCTGATCCTGAAACATGTGCTGACGGATGAGCAGGTGCCTCAGCATATCGCAAGCGCCATGCTATCGGCGGGTCTGGGGCCAGTGACTTTCCTGATTGTGGTCAACGTGATCCTGCTGATCGGTGGCCAGTTCATGGAGCCCTCAGGTCTGCTGGTCATTGTGGCCCCCCTGGTGTTCCCGATTGCCATCGAGCTGGGCATCGATCCGATCCATCTGGGCATCATCATGGTGGTGAACATGGAGATCGGGATGATCACGCCTCCGGTCGGGTTGAACTTGTTCGTAACCTCGGGCGTAGCGGGTATGCCGATGATGAGTGTTGTGAAGGCAGCGTTGCCGTTCTTGGCCGTGCTGTTCGTCTTCCTCATCATGGTTACGTATATCCCGTGGATTTCGACATTCCTGCCCAACACATTCATGGGGCCTGAGATCATAACCAACTAG